A genomic region of Trifolium pratense cultivar HEN17-A07 linkage group LG3, ARS_RC_1.1, whole genome shotgun sequence contains the following coding sequences:
- the LOC123914042 gene encoding uncharacterized protein LOC123914042 isoform X2 has product MDSALNAALEEICTHVEEGITLQSLFSKLQSINLNLTPSFQQSIFTNLLRIPTLRFEPPNPNPNYDQEDHNLIKIFPQQTLSHNFVGIYDPQSLQQSQLRVLHLLANAKHNGITQTQLSKQLRIDPNNFHYVLRTLECKGLIVKRSALEKKTQIHTSSSSSVNYTPLNITTHLVYLRRYANKPLAQHQRFEFQITQFNQPDSQQQQLLQTHVRLADYEPPIKAICDKLANANGKVLLVSDIKKDLGYCGSRPKQRAWRQIAARLKAHQIVEQFDAKVNGKIEACLRLLDPITTESGNEDKNSDSGNICQLTDQLVELPIEHQIFDIIDTAGSDGITIKEICDRLQIDLKKNHIRLVSLCHRFGMKVQEEQCLKSKTIRVWTSRNFNSELEVALIHKLDENKILDHHLCDSSSKIRTEFEASTFKGELVDPDKLEDVGAGAKLSCASPNNVESNYVEAPTNLQGPVPDQRGTTSHSKPVSLPMEGNIALSKAFPSDALTPISARSYQRYASLSLSADGTKKAIRILERLKDERYVLRPELNRWLNTFEKDKSKKVDRKTLDRILTKLQEQGQCKCIKIRIPVIAEYSKTTDCVIVVHPSVSLSPELHDEMQDKVRSFKNDIHSKSTRPQKNDELIPVMENVQKTQSLIVPGHQADKAEAMRANGFIIAKMVRAKLLHIFLWDYLHRSENCSDAVSSNGLADNPHSSSKLFSLDAAINAIPVELFLQIAGSTKKYEEMIDKCKKGLCLSDLPAIDTLAIGRLSLIIDILRRLKLIRVIISQSIDGVKTPHALTHMMELRPYIEEPLSNDAASLNFTSLDLRPRIRHDFVLSNRYAVDEYWRTLEYCYAAANRKAALYAFPGSVVHEVFRFRSWASNRLMTAEQRAELLKHVTKHDLSEKISYRDCDKIAKDLNLTLEQVLSMYYSKRRHGLNQLNDEESEDNSLERKGNSSFRRKKDSPELRPAKHARIDAATGVMEKHIDDQHMGIYSEEQATHMQEFEEVNYEIEGSPDCSPCISQRILTATKAPRQRRFIWSDKTDRQLVIQYVRYRAVLGANYHRVDWASLSDLPAPPRACMRRMNFLNANLRFRKAVNRLCTMLSEQYAKQLEKSQNLSSNKDDCRLFVQSQSSKGVHNSFTPDVEIHMSSLNGEVWDNFENKSIETALDEILRCKKMAKLDASSQNDQSQYEDWNRYESRENGKTTAAIPSEIIQSHHGKPHTFSSQRSCLDMKFSRFLNNRPSSYGQVYESLAVSNAVELFKLVFLSTATNPQAPNLLADILRHYSEHDLVAAFNYLREKKIMVGGNGSDERFELSLRFLDSISKSPFPFDTGKQAVKFSAWLKERDKDLTEMGTDLVEDLQCGDTFHLFALISSGELSISPSLPDNGVGEADDLRSGKRKPDASGSSFSDKAKKLKSSFGVEGEIISRREKGFPGIIISVHRTEVSKADILDLFKDNDNNNQHFNGNVQLDMGQNSNYSLTDHMLETFNSCDPVPEEKDHIESPWESMAGYVRRLMKVPYSQEQECAVCAEVFVVVYAAIQKAGDQGLSMGEIHQVINLPGQCL; this is encoded by the exons ATGGACTCTGCGTTGAACGCAGCATTGGAAGAGATATGCACACACGTTGAAGAGGGAATCACTCTTCAATCACTCTTCTCTAAACTCCAATCAATCAATCTCAATCTCACTCCTTCCTTCCAACAATCAATCTTCACTAATCTCCTTCGCATTCCCACTCTCCGTTTCGAACCCcctaaccctaaccctaattACGATCAAGAAGATCACAATCTCATCAAAATCTTCCCTCAACAAACCCTCTCCCACAACTTCGTCGGTATTTACGATCCCCAATCACTCCAACAATCTCAATTACGCGTCCTTCATCTTCTCGCTAATGCTAAACACAACGGTATTACTCAAACTCAACTCTCTAAACAATTACGGATTGATCCTAATAACTTTCACTACGTTTTGAGGACTTTGGAGTGTAAGGGCTTAATCGTCAAACGCTCTGCCCTTGAAAAGAAGACACAAATTCACACTTCCTCCTCTTCCTCTGTTAATTATACACCTCTTAATATTACTACTCATTTGGTTTACTTGCGTCGCTATGCTAATAAACCACTTGCTCAGCATCAaagatttgaatttcaaatcacACAATTCAATCAACCAGActcccaacaacaacaactactTCAAACCCATGTTCGTCTTGCCGATTATGAACCTCCAATCAAAGCTATTTGTGACAAACTAGCAAATGCCAATGGCaag GTTCTTCTCGTGTCTGATATTAAGAAGGATCTTGGTTACTGCGGATCGCGTCCAAAACAAAGAGCTTGGAGACAG ATTGCTGCCAGGTTGAAAGCGCATCAAATTGTGGAGCAGTTTGATGCTAAGGTCAATGGCAAG ATAGAGGCTTGTCTGAGGCTTCTTGACCCAATAACTACTGAATCTGGAAATGAAGATAAAAACTCAGACTCTGGGAATATATGTCAACTCACAGATCAGTTGGTGGAGCTTCCTATTGAGCATCAAATTTTTGATATTATTGATACTGCAGGATCAGATGGCATTACTATAAAGGAG ATATGTGACAGGCTTCAGATTGATCTGAAAAAGAATCACATTCGACTTGTAAGTCTGTGCCACAGGTTTGGAATGAAAGTGCAAGAAGAACAGTGCCTTAAATCTAAGACAATTAGAGTTTGGACATCTAGAAATTTCAATTCTGAACTTGAAGTTGCACTTATTCACAAGCtggatgaaaataaaattttggacCATCACCTGTGTGATAGTTCTTCAAAAATAAGAACTGAATTTGAGGCTTCAACTTTCAAAGGAGAACTTGTTGACCCTGACAAATTGGAAGATGTAGGAGCTGGTGCAAAACTATCATGCGCATCTCCAAACAATGTAGAGTCTAACTATGTAGAAGCACCAACAAATTTGCAAGGGCCGGTCCCTGACCAAAGGGGTACCACTTCTCACAGCAAACCAGTCAGTTTACCTATGGAGGGAAACATTGCATTATCAAAAGCTTTTCCATCTGATGCATTGACACCAATCTCTGCTAGATCATATCAAAGATATGCAAGTCTATCGTTGTCAGCTGATGGCACTAAAAAGGCTATCAGGATACTAGAAAGATTAAAG GATGAAAGGTATGTTTTGAGACCAGAGCTAAATAGATGGCTCAATACCTTTGAGAAGGATAAGTCTAAAAAAGTGGACCGTAAAACTTTAGATCGAATATTGACTAAACTTCAGGAACAAGGGCAATGCAAGTGCATAAAAATACGTATCCCTGTTATTGCTGAATATTCAAAGACCACAGATTGCGTGATTGTTGTGCATCCATCCGTAAGTCTATCTCCTGAGTTACATGATGAAATGCAAGATAAAGTGAGATCATTTAAAAATGATATCCACAGCAAAAGCACCCGTCCACAGAAAAATGATGAATTGATACCTGTAATGGAGAATGTTCAGAAAACTCAAAGCCTTATAGTTCCAGGTCATCAGGCTGATAAAGCAGAAGCCATGCGTGCTAATGGATTTATAATAGCAAAAATGGTTCGTGCAAAGCTGCTGCACATTTTTCTTTGGGATTATCTGCATAGGTCAGAAAACTGTAGTGATGCTGTATCATCTAATGGGCTAGCTGATAATCCTCATAGTAGCAGCAAACTATTTTCTCTAGACGCAGCTATTAACGCAATTCCAGTGGAACTATTTCTACAAATTGCTGGCTCCactaaaaaatatgaagaaatgaTTGATAAGTGCAAGAAGGGTTTATGTCTCTCTGATCTTCCTGCAATTGATACTCTTGCAATTGGAAGACTGTCATTAATTATTGACATTTTAAGGCGGTTAAAG CTCATTCGGGTGATAATTTCACAATCTATAGATGGAGTTAAAACCCCACATGCTTTGACACACATGATGGAACTTAGACCTTACATTGAGGAACCCCTTTCAAATGACGCAGCATCTTTAAATTTTACGTCTCTTGATCTTCGACCAAGGATTAGGCATGATTTTGTTCTGTCTAATAGATATGCAGTTGATGAATATTGGCGAACATTGGAATACTGTTATGCTGCTGCTAATAGAAAAGCTGCTTTATATGCATTTCCTGGATCTGTGGTCCATGAG GTTTTCCGCTTCCGGTCATGGGCATCTAATCGTCTAATGACAGCTGAACAACGTGCTGAGCTTTTAAAGCATGTTACTAAGCATGATCTAAGTGAAAAAATTTCGTACAGGGACTGTGATAAGATTGCAAAAGATCTGAATCTTACCTTGGAGCAG GTACTTAGCATGTATTATAGTAAGCGTCGCCATGGCCTTAATCAGCTCAATGATGAAGAGAGTGAGGATAATTCACTTGAACGCAAAGGCAATTCATCTTTTCGCAGGAAGAAAGATTCTCCCGAGTTGAGGCCAGCAAAGCATGCAAGAATTGATGCAGCAACTGGTGTTATGGAGAAACACATAGATGACCAACATATGGGTATTTATTCAGAGGAGCAAGCGACCCATATGCAAGAGTTTGAGGAGGTTAATTATGAAATTGAGGGTTCTCCAGACTGCTCTCCATGTATTAGCCAGCGTATCTTAACTGCAACGAAGGCACCACGCCAAAGAAGATTCATATGGTCAGACAAAACTGACAG GCAATTGGTGATCCAATATGTTAGATACCGCGCTGTTCTTGGTGCTAATTATCATCGTGTAGATTGGGCCTCACTTTCTGATCTTCCGGCTCCTCCACGTGCTTGTATGAGAAGAATGAATTTTCTGAATGCTAACTTAAGATTTAGGAAAGCTGTGAATAGACTCTGTACCATGCTTAGTGAACAATATGCGAAACAGCTGGAGAAGTCTCAGAACTTGTCATCAAATAAAGATGATTGCAGACTGTTTGTGCAATCCCAGTCTAGTAAAGGCGTTCACAACAGTTTTACTCCAGAtgttgaaattcacatgagtAGTCTAAATGGAGAAGTGTGGGACAACTTCGAGAATAAAAGTATTGAGACAGCCCTTGATGAGATCCTGCGCTGCAAGAAGATGGCCAAGCTGGATGCCTCCTCACAAAATGATCAATCGCAATATGAAGATTGGAATAGATAT GAATCTCGAGAAAATGGAAAAACTACAGCAGCTATTCCTAGTGAGATTATTCAGAGCCATCACGGGAAGCCCCATACATTTTCTTCCCAAAGATCATGTCTTGATATGAAATTTTCTAGGTTTCTAAACAACAGGCCTAGTAGTTATGGACAAGTATACGAATCACTGGCTGTTTCAAATGCCGTCGAGCTATTTAAGCTTGTTTTTTTAAGCACTGCTACCAATCCACAGGCACCAAATTTATTAGCAGACATTCTTCGGCATTACTCAGAGCATGATCTAGTTGCAGCTTTTAACTACCTTAGAGAGAAGAAAATAATG GTTGGGGGCAATGGCAGTGATGAACGATTTGAACTATCACTGCGGTTCTTGGATAGTATTTCTAAGTCACCATTTCCATTTGATACTGGAAAGCAAGCTGTTAAATTTTCTGCGTGGCTGAAGGAAAGGGACAAAGACCTTACTGAAATGGGGACTGATCTTGTTGAAGATCTTCAATGTGGGGACACTTTTCATTTGTTTGCTTTGATCTCATCAGGAGAACTTTCAATTTCACCAAGCTTACCTGATAATGGTGTTGGAGAAGCTGATGACTTGAGAAGTGGCAAGCGTAAACCTGATGCTAGCGGGTCTTCCTTTAGTGACAAAGCCAAAAAACTGAAATCCTCGTTTGGAGTAGAGGGTGAAATTATTTCTCGCCGGGAAAAAGGTTTTCCTGGTATAATCATTTCTGTTCACCGCACAGAAGTTTCAAAAGCTGACATTTTAGATTTGTTCAAGGATAATGATAACAATAACCAACATTTCAATGGGAATGTTCAATTAGACATGGGCCAAAATAGTAATTATTCACTTACTGATCATATGTTGGAAACCTTTAACTCATGTGACCCAGTACCTGAGGAAAAAGATCATATTGAATCACCCTGGGAATCTATGGCAGGGTATGTTAGACGTTTGATGAAGGTACCTTATAGTCAAGAACAAGAATGTGCTGTGTGTGCTGAGGTCTTTGTGGTTGTTTATGCTGCCATCCAGAAGGCTGGTGACCAAGGATTAAGCATGGGAGAAATTCACCAAGTTATAAACTTGCCAG gtcAATGCTTATGA
- the LOC123914042 gene encoding uncharacterized protein LOC123914042 isoform X1, with amino-acid sequence MDSALNAALEEICTHVEEGITLQSLFSKLQSINLNLTPSFQQSIFTNLLRIPTLRFEPPNPNPNYDQEDHNLIKIFPQQTLSHNFVGIYDPQSLQQSQLRVLHLLANAKHNGITQTQLSKQLRIDPNNFHYVLRTLECKGLIVKRSALEKKTQIHTSSSSSVNYTPLNITTHLVYLRRYANKPLAQHQRFEFQITQFNQPDSQQQQLLQTHVRLADYEPPIKAICDKLANANGKVLLVSDIKKDLGYCGSRPKQRAWRQIAARLKAHQIVEQFDAKVNGKIEACLRLLDPITTESGNEDKNSDSGNICQLTDQLVELPIEHQIFDIIDTAGSDGITIKEICDRLQIDLKKNHIRLVSLCHRFGMKVQEEQCLKSKTIRVWTSRNFNSELEVALIHKLDENKILDHHLCDSSSKIRTEFEASTFKGELVDPDKLEDVGAGAKLSCASPNNVESNYVEAPTNLQGPVPDQRGTTSHSKPVSLPMEGNIALSKAFPSDALTPISARSYQRYASLSLSADGTKKAIRILERLKDERYVLRPELNRWLNTFEKDKSKKVDRKTLDRILTKLQEQGQCKCIKIRIPVIAEYSKTTDCVIVVHPSVSLSPELHDEMQDKVRSFKNDIHSKSTRPQKNDELIPVMENVQKTQSLIVPGHQADKAEAMRANGFIIAKMVRAKLLHIFLWDYLHRSENCSDAVSSNGLADNPHSSSKLFSLDAAINAIPVELFLQIAGSTKKYEEMIDKCKKGLCLSDLPAIDTLAIGRLSLIIDILRRLKLIRVIISQSIDGVKTPHALTHMMELRPYIEEPLSNDAASLNFTSLDLRPRIRHDFVLSNRYAVDEYWRTLEYCYAAANRKAALYAFPGSVVHEVFRFRSWASNRLMTAEQRAELLKHVTKHDLSEKISYRDCDKIAKDLNLTLEQVLSMYYSKRRHGLNQLNDEESEDNSLERKGNSSFRRKKDSPELRPAKHARIDAATGVMEKHIDDQHMGIYSEEQATHMQEFEEVNYEIEGSPDCSPCISQRILTATKAPRQRRFIWSDKTDRQLVIQYVRYRAVLGANYHRVDWASLSDLPAPPRACMRRMNFLNANLRFRKAVNRLCTMLSEQYAKQLEKSQNLSSNKDDCRLFVQSQSSKGVHNSFTPDVEIHMSSLNGEVWDNFENKSIETALDEILRCKKMAKLDASSQNDQSQYEDWNRYESRENGKTTAAIPSEIIQSHHGKPHTFSSQRSCLDMKFSRFLNNRPSSYGQVYESLAVSNAVELFKLVFLSTATNPQAPNLLADILRHYSEHDLVAAFNYLREKKIMVGGNGSDERFELSLRFLDSISKSPFPFDTGKQAVKFSAWLKERDKDLTEMGTDLVEDLQCGDTFHLFALISSGELSISPSLPDNGVGEADDLRSGKRKPDASGSSFSDKAKKLKSSFGVEGEIISRREKGFPGIIISVHRTEVSKADILDLFKDNDNNNQHFNGNVQLDMGQNSNYSLTDHMLETFNSCDPVPEEKDHIESPWESMAGYVRRLMKVPYSQEQECAVCAEVFVVVYAAIQKAGDQGLSMGEIHQVINLPGADIDGLIVDALQAFGKALKVNAYDSVRIVDALYRHKYFMTTVSGFHPVVQPSSNKTIKKSDNTCQLPKSKESNSASAEVLRERNSALDNVHKVTILNLPQEDVDPENKACDRNEGCMQDRPGSSRGDHEKEMVKVSSGELCMPILPWINGDGTVNSIVFKGLRRRVLGIVMQNPGILEDDILRQMHMLNPQSCRTLLELMVLDKLLIARKMYQNIFGGGPSMLQNLIGSKSCQRKWICAEHFFANPMSTSLL; translated from the exons ATGGACTCTGCGTTGAACGCAGCATTGGAAGAGATATGCACACACGTTGAAGAGGGAATCACTCTTCAATCACTCTTCTCTAAACTCCAATCAATCAATCTCAATCTCACTCCTTCCTTCCAACAATCAATCTTCACTAATCTCCTTCGCATTCCCACTCTCCGTTTCGAACCCcctaaccctaaccctaattACGATCAAGAAGATCACAATCTCATCAAAATCTTCCCTCAACAAACCCTCTCCCACAACTTCGTCGGTATTTACGATCCCCAATCACTCCAACAATCTCAATTACGCGTCCTTCATCTTCTCGCTAATGCTAAACACAACGGTATTACTCAAACTCAACTCTCTAAACAATTACGGATTGATCCTAATAACTTTCACTACGTTTTGAGGACTTTGGAGTGTAAGGGCTTAATCGTCAAACGCTCTGCCCTTGAAAAGAAGACACAAATTCACACTTCCTCCTCTTCCTCTGTTAATTATACACCTCTTAATATTACTACTCATTTGGTTTACTTGCGTCGCTATGCTAATAAACCACTTGCTCAGCATCAaagatttgaatttcaaatcacACAATTCAATCAACCAGActcccaacaacaacaactactTCAAACCCATGTTCGTCTTGCCGATTATGAACCTCCAATCAAAGCTATTTGTGACAAACTAGCAAATGCCAATGGCaag GTTCTTCTCGTGTCTGATATTAAGAAGGATCTTGGTTACTGCGGATCGCGTCCAAAACAAAGAGCTTGGAGACAG ATTGCTGCCAGGTTGAAAGCGCATCAAATTGTGGAGCAGTTTGATGCTAAGGTCAATGGCAAG ATAGAGGCTTGTCTGAGGCTTCTTGACCCAATAACTACTGAATCTGGAAATGAAGATAAAAACTCAGACTCTGGGAATATATGTCAACTCACAGATCAGTTGGTGGAGCTTCCTATTGAGCATCAAATTTTTGATATTATTGATACTGCAGGATCAGATGGCATTACTATAAAGGAG ATATGTGACAGGCTTCAGATTGATCTGAAAAAGAATCACATTCGACTTGTAAGTCTGTGCCACAGGTTTGGAATGAAAGTGCAAGAAGAACAGTGCCTTAAATCTAAGACAATTAGAGTTTGGACATCTAGAAATTTCAATTCTGAACTTGAAGTTGCACTTATTCACAAGCtggatgaaaataaaattttggacCATCACCTGTGTGATAGTTCTTCAAAAATAAGAACTGAATTTGAGGCTTCAACTTTCAAAGGAGAACTTGTTGACCCTGACAAATTGGAAGATGTAGGAGCTGGTGCAAAACTATCATGCGCATCTCCAAACAATGTAGAGTCTAACTATGTAGAAGCACCAACAAATTTGCAAGGGCCGGTCCCTGACCAAAGGGGTACCACTTCTCACAGCAAACCAGTCAGTTTACCTATGGAGGGAAACATTGCATTATCAAAAGCTTTTCCATCTGATGCATTGACACCAATCTCTGCTAGATCATATCAAAGATATGCAAGTCTATCGTTGTCAGCTGATGGCACTAAAAAGGCTATCAGGATACTAGAAAGATTAAAG GATGAAAGGTATGTTTTGAGACCAGAGCTAAATAGATGGCTCAATACCTTTGAGAAGGATAAGTCTAAAAAAGTGGACCGTAAAACTTTAGATCGAATATTGACTAAACTTCAGGAACAAGGGCAATGCAAGTGCATAAAAATACGTATCCCTGTTATTGCTGAATATTCAAAGACCACAGATTGCGTGATTGTTGTGCATCCATCCGTAAGTCTATCTCCTGAGTTACATGATGAAATGCAAGATAAAGTGAGATCATTTAAAAATGATATCCACAGCAAAAGCACCCGTCCACAGAAAAATGATGAATTGATACCTGTAATGGAGAATGTTCAGAAAACTCAAAGCCTTATAGTTCCAGGTCATCAGGCTGATAAAGCAGAAGCCATGCGTGCTAATGGATTTATAATAGCAAAAATGGTTCGTGCAAAGCTGCTGCACATTTTTCTTTGGGATTATCTGCATAGGTCAGAAAACTGTAGTGATGCTGTATCATCTAATGGGCTAGCTGATAATCCTCATAGTAGCAGCAAACTATTTTCTCTAGACGCAGCTATTAACGCAATTCCAGTGGAACTATTTCTACAAATTGCTGGCTCCactaaaaaatatgaagaaatgaTTGATAAGTGCAAGAAGGGTTTATGTCTCTCTGATCTTCCTGCAATTGATACTCTTGCAATTGGAAGACTGTCATTAATTATTGACATTTTAAGGCGGTTAAAG CTCATTCGGGTGATAATTTCACAATCTATAGATGGAGTTAAAACCCCACATGCTTTGACACACATGATGGAACTTAGACCTTACATTGAGGAACCCCTTTCAAATGACGCAGCATCTTTAAATTTTACGTCTCTTGATCTTCGACCAAGGATTAGGCATGATTTTGTTCTGTCTAATAGATATGCAGTTGATGAATATTGGCGAACATTGGAATACTGTTATGCTGCTGCTAATAGAAAAGCTGCTTTATATGCATTTCCTGGATCTGTGGTCCATGAG GTTTTCCGCTTCCGGTCATGGGCATCTAATCGTCTAATGACAGCTGAACAACGTGCTGAGCTTTTAAAGCATGTTACTAAGCATGATCTAAGTGAAAAAATTTCGTACAGGGACTGTGATAAGATTGCAAAAGATCTGAATCTTACCTTGGAGCAG GTACTTAGCATGTATTATAGTAAGCGTCGCCATGGCCTTAATCAGCTCAATGATGAAGAGAGTGAGGATAATTCACTTGAACGCAAAGGCAATTCATCTTTTCGCAGGAAGAAAGATTCTCCCGAGTTGAGGCCAGCAAAGCATGCAAGAATTGATGCAGCAACTGGTGTTATGGAGAAACACATAGATGACCAACATATGGGTATTTATTCAGAGGAGCAAGCGACCCATATGCAAGAGTTTGAGGAGGTTAATTATGAAATTGAGGGTTCTCCAGACTGCTCTCCATGTATTAGCCAGCGTATCTTAACTGCAACGAAGGCACCACGCCAAAGAAGATTCATATGGTCAGACAAAACTGACAG GCAATTGGTGATCCAATATGTTAGATACCGCGCTGTTCTTGGTGCTAATTATCATCGTGTAGATTGGGCCTCACTTTCTGATCTTCCGGCTCCTCCACGTGCTTGTATGAGAAGAATGAATTTTCTGAATGCTAACTTAAGATTTAGGAAAGCTGTGAATAGACTCTGTACCATGCTTAGTGAACAATATGCGAAACAGCTGGAGAAGTCTCAGAACTTGTCATCAAATAAAGATGATTGCAGACTGTTTGTGCAATCCCAGTCTAGTAAAGGCGTTCACAACAGTTTTACTCCAGAtgttgaaattcacatgagtAGTCTAAATGGAGAAGTGTGGGACAACTTCGAGAATAAAAGTATTGAGACAGCCCTTGATGAGATCCTGCGCTGCAAGAAGATGGCCAAGCTGGATGCCTCCTCACAAAATGATCAATCGCAATATGAAGATTGGAATAGATAT GAATCTCGAGAAAATGGAAAAACTACAGCAGCTATTCCTAGTGAGATTATTCAGAGCCATCACGGGAAGCCCCATACATTTTCTTCCCAAAGATCATGTCTTGATATGAAATTTTCTAGGTTTCTAAACAACAGGCCTAGTAGTTATGGACAAGTATACGAATCACTGGCTGTTTCAAATGCCGTCGAGCTATTTAAGCTTGTTTTTTTAAGCACTGCTACCAATCCACAGGCACCAAATTTATTAGCAGACATTCTTCGGCATTACTCAGAGCATGATCTAGTTGCAGCTTTTAACTACCTTAGAGAGAAGAAAATAATG GTTGGGGGCAATGGCAGTGATGAACGATTTGAACTATCACTGCGGTTCTTGGATAGTATTTCTAAGTCACCATTTCCATTTGATACTGGAAAGCAAGCTGTTAAATTTTCTGCGTGGCTGAAGGAAAGGGACAAAGACCTTACTGAAATGGGGACTGATCTTGTTGAAGATCTTCAATGTGGGGACACTTTTCATTTGTTTGCTTTGATCTCATCAGGAGAACTTTCAATTTCACCAAGCTTACCTGATAATGGTGTTGGAGAAGCTGATGACTTGAGAAGTGGCAAGCGTAAACCTGATGCTAGCGGGTCTTCCTTTAGTGACAAAGCCAAAAAACTGAAATCCTCGTTTGGAGTAGAGGGTGAAATTATTTCTCGCCGGGAAAAAGGTTTTCCTGGTATAATCATTTCTGTTCACCGCACAGAAGTTTCAAAAGCTGACATTTTAGATTTGTTCAAGGATAATGATAACAATAACCAACATTTCAATGGGAATGTTCAATTAGACATGGGCCAAAATAGTAATTATTCACTTACTGATCATATGTTGGAAACCTTTAACTCATGTGACCCAGTACCTGAGGAAAAAGATCATATTGAATCACCCTGGGAATCTATGGCAGGGTATGTTAGACGTTTGATGAAGGTACCTTATAGTCAAGAACAAGAATGTGCTGTGTGTGCTGAGGTCTTTGTGGTTGTTTATGCTGCCATCCAGAAGGCTGGTGACCAAGGATTAAGCATGGGAGAAATTCACCAAGTTATAAACTTGCCAG GAGCAGACATAGATGGACTGATTGTTGATGCTCTTCAAGCATTTGGAAAAGCTTTAAAG gtcAATGCTTATGATTCTGTTCGTATTGTTGATGCTCTATACCGTCACAAGTACTTTATGACAACTGTGTCTGGTTTTCATCCTGTTGTTCAACCTTCCTCAAACAAGACCATTAAGAAAAGTGATAATACATGCCAGCTTCCCAAATCAAAAGAAAGCAACTCTGCTTCTGCTGAGGTTCTAAGGGAAAGAAACTCTGCCCTTGATAATGTGCACAAAGTGACAATTCTTAATCTTCCACAAGAGGACGTGGATCCTGAAAATAAAGCTTGTGATAGGAATGAAGGTTGCATGCAAGACAGACCTGGCTCGTCGAGAGGTGACCATGAGAAAGAAATGGTTAAAGTTTCTTCTGGTGAGTTATGTATGCCAATATTGCCATGGATAAATGGAGATGGGACTGTCAATAGCATTGTTTTCAAGGGACTCAGACGTCGCGTTCTTGGAATAGTGATGCAGAACCCGGGGATATTGGAG GATGATATTCTACGCCAGATGCATATGTTGAATCCACAG AGCTGTAGAACTCTTTTGGAATTGATGGTTCTGGATAAACTCCTAATTGCGAGGAAAATGTACCAAAATATATTTGGCGGAGGCCCCTCCATGCTACAGAATCTTATTGGAAGTAAATCATGTCAACGGAAGTGGATTTGCGCAGAGCATTTCTTTGCCAATCCTATGAGTACTTCGTTGTTGTAG
- the LOC123914043 gene encoding basic leucine zipper 6-like: MEISNSSQNMRNYSQEHASLPPKISKYEISESCLEGLMSQLGKECGPRRYHRTYSDSMLASEQQHQQQQQQQQQEVPYWLKDLLDDDDDDNDEPEESEEKLQPSTNNACSNSSKAHRRSSSDSLAYLNNKTILQYSPERKEQNNMYLLAADQQPSFLHQNHPRTDHSKRGKRHSAQQYRARKVQYIGELERSIQALQAEGYEVSAELEFLDQQNLILGMENRALKQRLDSLSQEHFVKCLEQEVLEREITRLRNLYQQQQHKQQQQQQQQQQKHHGRNRSKQRQDLESSIAKLSLKNKGTESSQKAR; encoded by the exons ATGGAAATTTCAAATAGTTCACAAAACATGAGAAATTATTCTCAAGAACACGCATCATTACCCCCTAAAATCAGTAAATATGAAATAAGTGAATCATGTTTAGAAGGATTGATGTCACAATTAGGCAAAGAGTGCGGACCAAGGCGATATCATCGAACATATTCGGATAGCATGCTAGCATCTGAGCAGCAGCACcagcaacagcagcagcagcagcagcaggaAGTACCTTATTGGTTGAAAGATCTCCttgatgacgatgatgatgataacGATGAGCCTGAAGAATCAGAAGAGAAGCTGCAGCCTAGTACTAATAATGCATGCAGCAACAGCAGCAAGGCTCATAGAAGATCATCAAGTGACTCCTTGGCATacttaaataataaaactattcTTCAATATTCTCCAGAAAGGAAGGAACAAAATAATATGTATCTTCTAGCTGCAGACCAACAACCCTCCTTTCTGCACCAAAATCATCCTAGAACCGATCATTCAAAACGCGGTAAAAG GCATTCAGCTCAACAATATCGAGCGAGGAAAGTTCAATACATTGGAGAACTAGAAAGAAGTATCCAGGCTTTACAG GCAGAAGGATATGAAGTTTCAGCAGAGCTTGAATTTCTTGATCAGCAAAACCTCATATTAGGTATGGAGAATAGGGCCCTCAAACAACGGTTGGACAGTTTATCCCAGGAGCACTTCGTCAAATGTT TGGAGCAGGAAGTGCTTGAGAGAGAAATCACAAGACTTAGAAATTtgtatcaacaacaacaacacaaacaacagcagcagcagcagcagcaacaacaaaagCATCATGGTAGGAATCGATCTAAACAACGTCAAGATCTTGAGTCATCAATTGCCAAACTTTCTTTGAAAAATAAGGGAACCGAATCATCGCAGAAAGCCAGATAG